TCAGTAAGTAAATCGCTGTTAAACCTAAGCTATAAATATCTGTAGCGTAAACTGGACGTCCTACAACTTGTTCGCTTGGCATATATCCTGGTGTACCCATAACCAGCGATTGAGTGGTGTATCCTGGCGAATTCTCTACTGAACGTATTGTTTCCTTCACTGCACCAAAATCAATAAGCACCGGCTCACCCCCCCTAACCCCCCTTTGATAAGGAGGTATGCTGGAAGCGTAAGGGTTGCGAAGAATAATATTATCTGGCTTGATATCTCTATGGATGATGCCTTTACTGTGGATGTAATCTAAAACAGGCAGCAAACTTAATAAAATTTCTCTAACTGCTGTTTCGCCCACTGAACTTTGAGTTTTAATAAGACTTGACAAGGTTTGGCCTTTAATCCATTCTTGAACAAGATAAAACTGTCCATTTTCAGAAAAGTAGGCATAGAGCTTGGGAATTTGCTCGCTACCTTCACCCAAATACTCTAAAGTGGTTGCTTCCCGTTCAAATCGCCGCTGAATCTTGGGGTAAATTTTTGGATCGTTTGTGATTGGTTTGAGCTGTTTAATCACGCAACGACGGCGAGAAGGCAGATGGGTATCTTCTGCCAAAAAGGTTTCACTAAACCCACCAACACCTAGTACCTGGATAACTTGATAGCGATTGTTCAGCAGCTTTGTCATGCTCCGTTCATAGTCTTAGTGAAACTCCAAATTAGGAGGTTCGCCTTTTGAAAATACCCCATTACCAATCAATTCTTGCTATGAGCTTATTAATTTTCTGAAAAAAACGTATCTATCCAAGTAAGTGAAACATAATGAACTATATCTATGTCATTGGTAGTGGAACCTAGTTTCAATTCTCAATCACCTAATAAGGTAATTGTCACCGCTGCCGCTATTGCGGAAGATACTGAGATTGCTTGTTTCAATCCTCAATCACCTAATAAGGTAATTGTCACGAAGGATCAGAAGGATCACCCCTCCCTCAAGCCCGTTTCAATCCTCAATCACCTAATAAGGTAATTGTCACAAAGCTCAGTACCTATCGAAGTTTTGCAAACTAGTTTCAATCCTCAATCACCTAATAAGGTAATTGTCACATTGATAAATTTAATACTCCTTTATCCTCTGTGATTGTTTCAATCCTCAATCACCTAATAAGGTAATTGTCACAAAACTTGCAGATGCTAAAGGATTAAATATAAGTTTCAATCCTCAATCACCTAATAAGGTAATTGTCACTAACGCTGAGGGTTACACGTGGCCTGAACGATTCACTGTTTCAATCCTCAATCACCTAATAAGGTAATTGTCACCTAAGTTCTCCAAGATGTATTCGTAGTAATCACCACGTTTCAATCCTCAATCACCTAATAAGGTAATTGTCACCTGCGCAAACGCTCCCAGAAGCCCAAGCGGTGACGGTGTTTCAATCCTCAATCACCTAATAAGGTAATTGTCACTCAGTAGGTGAAGTACCATTTGACGTCAAGAAGATACCGTTTCAATCCTCAATCACCTAATAAGGTAATTGTCACTCTACAGGGTGAGGAAATGGGTAGATGCTATGCTGTTTCAATCCTCAATCACCTAATAAGGTAATTGTCACGCCAGTGTACGCTGTGTGAACATCGGACTAGTATAGAGTTTCAATCCTCAATCACCTAATAAGGTAATTGTCACATCCTAAGTCTGGTCAACAGATTGCATCTGTACTTGCTGTTTCAATCCTCAATCACCTAATAAGGTAATTGTCACAGCCCAGCTATTGTTCTTCTCTGGAAGTCCTTGTCTGTTTCAATCCTCAATCACCTAATAAGGTAATTGTCACCCAGGGGGCGTCCGACTTCCCACGTCGGGCTTCCCGTTTCAATCCTCAATCACCTAATAAGGTAATTGTCACTTCCTGGTACTTTGGCGATTGGATTATTGCTTGGATTTGTTTCAATCCTCAATCACCTAATAAGGTAATTGTCACTAAATTACAAGAGCTTATAAAAATAGCGGCTAAAGTTTCAATCCTCAATCACCTAATAAGGTAATTGTCACCTCCCACAGATATAGCGGTAATTCCTTTGCGAATTGTTTCAATCCTCAATCACCTAATAAGGTAATTGTCACCTTGCTGCGGAATCGTTTCGATTTCTTCAGAATTTGTTTCAATCCTCAATCACCTAATAAGGTAATTGTCACCAAATTATTGAGTCCCCTATCTCTGCTAATCCTGTTTCAATCCTCAATCACCTAATAAGGTAATTGTCACTCCCGGCATATCCATTAAGTTAAGGAGTTTAGAGATGTTTCAATCCTCAATCACCTAATAAGGTAATTGTCACAACTCAGAAATTCCCATGGGTAGCACACTTGGGAGTTTCAATCCTCAATCACCTAATAAGGTAATTGTCACTTGGGGGAATCTTTCAGGGTCTAGAGGGAGCCGTTTCAATCCTCAATCACCTAATAAGGTAATTGTCACCACAAGATATTCACAGAATTAGAATAGGCGATAGGTTGTTTCAATCCTCAATCACCTAATAAGGTAATTGTCACTTCTACTATTGTCTACTTTGGAGAGCATTGGGTAGTTTCAATCCTCAATCACCTAATAAGGTAATTGTCACGAGTGCGATCGGTAGGGAACTCTTGGGATGCACCCTGTGTTTCAATCCTCAATCACCTAATAAGGTAATTGTCACTTCTAAGTTCCCTGAGAGCTGTAACATTCCAGTTTCAATCCTCAATCACCTAATAAGGTAATTGTCACCCCCTTTAAAACCGATAAGTCAGAAGCAGGCGTTGATGTTTCAATCCTCAATCACCTAATAAGGTAATTGTCACAATAGTGGTTAATAGTCGCTATTTTACGCTCCAAGTTTCAATCCTCAATCACCTAATAAGGTAATTGTCACTACACTGGGTGAAGGTTGCTGAGGTGCCGTTGGGTTGTTTCAATCCTCAATCACCTAATAAGGTAATTGTCACCGAGTTTCAGCATTATGAATCCCTATCAAGCAAGTGTTTCAATCCTCAATCACCTAATAAGGTAATTGTCACCCCCGTCTTGAGAAACCTTTGAAAAGACGAGATTTGTAAAAGAGTTTGCGCGGATACCTGCCCAGTATCTCATGCCAGTACAAAGAGTAAATAACTAAAACGCTCAAATCCTTGTTAAGTAAGGTGCGCGGATGGTTATAGCGACCCAAGACGCTGAATTCATACTGTGCAAAAGTTTCGGGTTTACTCATAGTTACTTCGTTTTAACACCTAGCCATTCGCGCACTTTAAGCTAGTCTAGTTAATGTCACGCCATCTGGGAAGCGATCGTCATCGACTTTTATTTTGTAGTCAGAAAAGCTGCGAGGTACATCAGCATTTGCTTGTATTTGCAGTTTATCAAAAAGCTGATGAACTGGGTAATTACCATATTTAGCAGCATGAGTGAATACATAAAACCCGCGACAAGCCATAAATCCGCGTGAAGATGAGCGATCAAATTCCCAGGCTTTAATTAAGGCTTCCCAGAATAGTTCTAAATCACGCTGGGTTACACAGTTTGCAGCCAAGTGAGGATTATAAAAAATATGAGCTTTGTACAAACCATAGGGTAAAATTTCTTTTCTTCCCATAGTTTTGTTATCTTTACCTTCACGCTCCTCTGTAGCAGCACATCGGGTAATAGTAACGGATTGAGGGAGTACAGGGTCAATACTTCTGGCAAAACTAATTTGCATTGGTCCCCAAAGTTGCCCAGCTTTTAAACCAATAGAAAGAACTGCACCAAACATTCTTATATCATAGAAATTTTGCTGCATCCACTCAGCTACCTTAGCTTGCTGCTCTGGTGTTCCTTCTTTTTCTGGGAAATTCATTGCTACATAACCACGTTTTATTGTTTCTCGTAGCACTCCACCCTGTTCAATAAAAAGTTTGTATTTTTCCGGTTTGTCCTCATCCTTACTTACCATCTCCACATAATTACGCACTTTACGTTTGAGACAAGCATCAGTTACTAGTCCTTGTCTGGTTTGTGGATCAATTCGGGGTTGGTTGCCAGCATCCGGATCGCCGTTGGGATTTCCGTCAAGGCAGTCAAACAGCAGGATAGCATCGTGTTTTTTGGTTGGGTCTAGGTGTATGGTCATAATTACTCCTCAGATTTGGTAAAAAATTCAGCCCTACGAATGCCCCAGCCCAAGAAAAAGCAGGCTTGAGCTTTGACATCAAGAGTGTCAGGCAAATCAATAGATGGGTTAAAATTACTGCCAAACTTAGCAAATTCTTCATCTAGTGCTTTTTTGATGCAGAATAATAATGCACCACCTTCTTTTTCTTCTAGGTGATGAGCAATGCAACCATAATACAGACGAGGGAAAACCTGGGCGGGTGTAGTTGATAGAGCCTTTAATGATCTTGTGACGTTAGTATCTTCTTTTTGAAGGTTTTGTGCTGTCACTTGCGCTCTGTGCATCAAAAATGCGATGCGCCCTAAAATGTAAGCTACTTGTTCTGGTGTGGGGCGTTTCTCTAATTCGGGTAGTGTTGGCATACTGACATTAGTAGTGAGATAAAAAGCTAAAGCTTGTGCTCGAACAAGCGATCGCATGACATCTTGTTCTTGACAAATTCGGTTCATAATCCGGATGGCATATTCATCCGGTAGAGGCATACCGAGCAAAGCAGCCTTGACTAAAGCAGTGGTGATTTTGTCGGTGTACTCTTTAACAGGGTCAAAAAATGCACTGTTACGCAGTACCCATACTGGTTTAGCTTTAGTGTCAGATGTTAGTTGTTGACATTTGACAAATCGTTTGACGCTAGATTTAATTTGCTCAGATGTGCATTCATCCCAACTGCTAACAGCAATTCTTCCCTTATTACCCTTGAGTGCAGCTAGATAAAAATGACGAGATAGAGTGCGATCGCTTGGCAGTTTGCTAGGTTGATTGGGGGTAACAAAAATACCCTGAGCAGCTGATGGATCTTCCCATAATTGCGGATCAATACCTTCACCTTCCACATCTCCCCAGAAAACAAACGCTTGTCTACCAATCTTTTTATGATTAGCATCTCTAGACATTAATATTTCTAAGGCTTTATGAAACCGAACAGCAGACTCAAACCCAATAGGTGCATTGGTGTTACCTTCCCACCCGTGTGATTGGTAAGCCGCTTTATCAAAGCTGGTGATAGCAGCGCCAGAAGTGGAAGAACCTGGTACACCTTTAACCATCATGGGCATCTTCCGACTAACAATATTAGTGTTTTCACCTGTCAGTAGGCAGATGCCAGAGATTGTGTCTTGCTTGCTGGCATAATATTCACCCCACCATTTTTTAATAGCTGGTCGTTTGCTGACTTGCTGACCTTGATCGCATAACATCAGGTGAGACAGATTGAGCAAAACTTACTTCTGTTTGCCGCAATATGCCTGATTTGCGATCAAATAAATAACCAAGATCAACACGATTTGGCTTTAACCGATAAAGATAAGCACGAGTATTCCATAAACCTTTGGAAACTTTACTTGGTTTTCCTAATGCTTCTCTAATAGTACTTTCAGAAGTACCTGTGGGAAATCCAGGTACACTGCCACTGGTGATATTTGTGGCAACTTCTTGCTTATTTTCTTGCTTTGGTGGTGGGTTGTCTTGTTGAGGTGGTTTTGGTTCTGATGTAGAAACTGTTGGGGGCTGAGAATCTTGTGGCTGGGGTTCTGGTGCTGGTTCAAAAGTTGTTGGTTGTTGCGGAGGTTCTGGTGTAAAAGCAATTGGAGGTGAAGAAGGAACAGCAGCAGCTGGTTTCTGTGGAGAGGTAGGTTCTACTAAGGGAGGTTGGGAAGCAGCAGGCGTATCGTCGGGTTCGTTTGTAGGAGCAACAGATTCTGGTGCAACAGTTGGATTTGTTGCGGTAGGTTCTTGTGTAGTTTCAGGTGCAGGTGATGTAGCAATAGTTGTTTCAGGTTGGGGTTGGCGAGTGATGTTAGCGATCGCTATCCCACCAATCAAACCACCGATCACTAAACCACCAAAAATCAAAGCGGGTTTTTGCCAATTTTTATCTGTGGTAGAGGCAGGAATAAAAGCTGATTTTTGGGAAGAAGGCAAAGGCTGAGTTTGTGCAGCAACAGGAGACAAAGCAACTGTAGATTGAGTTGACTGATATGACGGTGCCGAAGGCATAGAACCGAGAGATTGCAAAGCGTGTAACATTTTGCTCGCAGTGGAGTAGCGATCGCTAGCTTGGGGCTTAATTGCCTGGTTGAGAACTATCGCCAATTGTGTTGATACTCCAGGAGCAAGATGCTGCCAAAGAATTTCCCCAGTTTGCAGATTAGTTTGTAACTCGTGGGGCGGCTTGCCAGTCAAAAGATAAATTCCTGTCAAGCCCAAACTGTAGATATCAGTAGCATAAACTGGGCGTCCTACAGCTTGTTCGCTAGGCATATATCCAGGTGTACCAATTACCAAAGATTGAGTGAGATGCCCTGGAGAAGTGACTATTGAACGTATCGTTTCCTTAACTGCGCCAAAGTCAATTAAGACAGGTTTACCCCCCCGAACCCCCCCTTGAGCAGGGGAGGTGCTGGAAGCGGGGGGGTTGCACAGAATTATGTTGTCTGGTTTAATATCGCGGTGGATAATACCTTTGCTGTGGACATAATCTAGAACTGACAACAAACTCAATAAAATTTCTCTAACCTTATTTTCACTTAATGGCCCTTGAGCCTCGACAATATTTGTTAGAGTTTGACCTTGAATCCATTCCTGAACCAGGTAAAATTGCCCATTTTCTGAAAAGTAGGCATAGAGTTTAGGTATTTGATCACTGCTTTCACCCAAATACTCTAAAGTTGCAGCTTCCCGTTCAAACCTTTGTTGAATCATTTTGTAGGTTTGGGGATCGTTTGTCACTGGTTTGAGTTGTTTAATCACACAGCGACGGCGGGAAGGCATGTAAGTATCTTCTGCTAAAAAGGTTTCACTAAACCCACCAGCACCCAGTACCTGAATAACTTGATAGCGATTGTTTAGCTGTGTTATTGTCATGCTCCGTTCAAAGCGTCAGTGAAACACTAACCTAAGGGACTCGTCCTTATCAAATGTATATTAAATACTTAGACGAAATATATGAGTTAAAAGTTACGGGCAAGCTACTTAGCATCAGCAATAACCCATCCACTATTTTCGACATCCCATAAAAGGGAAAAGTTTACAGAACTAGGAACTACTCTTCCATTTTTCATCAAATATTTCAACTGAGCATTCACTGTGGCGGTTTGTGTACCTGTTTTTATTAAGTTCACTTTATCTACTTCTATCTGTTGAACCCTACCTCCCCACCAATCGATGTAAGAAAGATAACCTTGAGGGTGAAGACGTTTATTACTTTGGAAACTGGGAGCCAGGTATTTCCAAGCCTGTTGATATTCTCCTTGATTAATAGTTGCATAATAATTTCGTATAAATTCTTCTGGAGATGTTCTGACAGCTTGAGGAATGGAAGTTTCCGGTGTTGGCTCAGATGATACAGTATGATTGGGTTCTAGAGGTTGTTGAGAAGATTCTGATTTTGGTTCTACAGGTGTTGGGCTGGGTTCACTCGTTGACTGGGGAATTTCTTGTTGGGCGATCTGTGGAAGTTGTTGCCTGTTGTTGAGGACAAAACCAATGATTACAGATGTGCCGATCAAAATGCCTGCAATGATACTACCGAGTAAGATTCCCCTTTGCCCACCCCTATTGCTTTGATTAACAGGAGTTTTATAGGAATTGCTAGGGCTAACAGCTACAGTGTTTTGAGGTATTTGCGAAGACGGTGTAGTTGCCACTAGTGGTTGGGTGTAAGGCACGGTAGGAGGAAAAGGAGCAGCACCAGATTGCAAACTTTGTAGCATTTCTCTGGCGCTGGCAAAACGATCCCGTGCATTAAACTGAATCGCTTTATCCAATACTGCTGCAAAACTGGGAGTCACACCCAGAGCGTATTGCCGCCACAACAGCGCACCAGTTGCCGGATCTGTTCCCATTTCTTGTGGCATTTTACCAGTGAGCAAATAAATTGCTGTTAAACCCAAACTATAAATGTCGCTGGCAAACATCGGGCGTCCTACCGATTGTTCGCTAGGCATAAACCCTGGTGTACCAATTACAATTGACCTTGTAGAATTGCCAGAAGGAGTAACTAACGTTCCTATCGTTTCTTTGACCGCACCAAAGTCAATCAGTACCGGCTCACCTCCCCTAACCCCCCCTTGATAAGGGGGGGTGCTGGAAGCGGGGGGGTTGCGAAGAATGATATTATCAGGCTTAATATCTCGATGAACAATGCCTTTGCTATGAACATAATCGAGAACTGGCAAAATACTAATTAAAATTTCTTTCACCCCACTCTCACTCATTAATCCCTGCTGTTGGATTTTCTGTGTGAGAGTTTGTCCCTGAATATACTCTTGTACTAAGTAAAATTGCCCGTTTTCCAAAAAGTAGGCATAAAGTTTGGGAATTTGTTCGCTGCCATCACCCACTTCTTCTAAAATCGCTGCTTCCCGCCCAAACCGCTGCTGTACCAATTGGTAAACTTGAGGATTATCCTGAATCGGTTTTAATTGTTTAATTACACAACGGCGACGAGAGGGCATTTGGGTATCTTCTGCTAAAAATGTTTCTCCAAACCCACCGCTTCCTAAAGTCTGAATCACTTGATAGCGGTTATTGAGCAGCATTGGCATAAAAATCCGTCAGGGTAAGAAAAGAAAGGCAGTTATATATTTTACAAATTTTCTCAAGTTTGACACTTCGTCTTTTGACACTAATAGCAATTATCGAGAAAATCTTACAAAATCTACAAATAGTGCAATAATGTTGCCGTAATTCGTTATTTTTGGTTGAGCGATAGATCCAGTTTGGGATATATTTAGTTTAAATTTTATGTAAAACGAAAACATTTTGTTCCAAATTGGAACCTTATTTCATGAGTAAGTTTTGATTTTTTAGCATCCAAAAATGGATATTTATATGAACAAAAAAGGTCAAATTTTCTTAGTACCTCTACTAATTACCAACGTTGTTATTACAATTTCTCACTACACAGATAATGCTATTTTCATTGATAGATACCCAGCCCCTGAATGGATATCTTATTCGTATAGAGTTTATATGGCTTGGATTATTTTGACACTAATTGGGGTAGTTGGCTATTTGCTGTATCGAAAAGGAATACTGAGAATAGCTTATTTATTTCTTGGTATATATTCACTCACAGGCTTATTCAGCCCAGGACATTATTTTTATGGAGAAATGTCAAAATTTTCTTTAAAAATGCATACTTTAATTTGGTTTGATTTTATTGCAGGTTTATCGATAATTGGGTTTATTACCTGGTCGGGATTAATCCTTAAAGAATGGCAAAAAGGCTATGTTTCTAACTAGGTTAAAGTCCATTTATTTAGTACTGGTATTATCATTATCGTTTGCAGTCGCGCTCCCTGCACAAGCATTTACCTGTCGTAACCTTAATAACCACTCAATTTGCATTATTAATATCAAACGCAGTGCCAAATACCATTGGGAGTATAGAGCAGATGTTAGTGTTGATGGTGTAAAAAGACCAACAGAAGTATATAATTGTCGCGATCGCCTGAGAGTTCGCAAAGATAGAACTATTGTACCATTTGATTCAAATGGGGTGGGAGAACTTATCTGTAATCTAATCGACAAATAGTAATTAATTCGTCAGTTTACCTTCTGCCGTCTGTCCTCTGACTTGAAAGTTACCTCACCCCCTGCCCTTCTCCTTGCTAAGGAGAGGGGTGTCCGACAGGACGGAGTGAGGTTTTTCATGCATGGGGGTGAAACTTGTTTCATCGTGACTGCCTTCTACTTACTTCTTAAAATGTCTGCGATTATTACGGTCTTGATATTTGGCAATATATTCAACATTTTGTCGTTCTATTTTTGATAACAACTTTGTAGGAAAGTTCTTTGGTGAATACCTTGGACTATACCACGGCTGGCTATCAAAATACTCTTGCAATCCTGGAGTATCAAAACGCCGCCCGTGACGTGCAAAAATAGAATTCCGCATAATATCTAGCTCAAAACTATCTTTATTATTTAAGTCTGTATCTGTGACTAGTCTTTGAGAAAGCCAGAAATAATCGTTGATTGTTGTAGTATTTTCTGGTGTTTTGGATGTGTTTACAATAGATGGAGATGGAGTCAATATAGGTTGGCTAATTGGTGTAGATTTGATGTTAGGAGTTTCTATAATTTGAGGTGTTGATTTTAAATTAGGAGTTTCTGTAACTTGGGGTGTAGCGGTTGGTAAATTAACTGAAGGTGAAATTGTTTGCTGTGCTACTGGTTGAGAAGATTTTGTTAAAGCAAAACCAATAATTACAGATCCACCAATTAAACCACCTGCGATCGCACTTGCTATCAAAATATTATTGCGATTTTTATCTTGAGTTATAGATGGTGGATTTAAACTTACCGTTTCGGGAGGATGGGTAGGTAGTGTTGGTGGTTGGGTGAAAACAGGTTGTGTGGGTGGAATTGGACTTACTACGCCTTGCAGAGCATCTAACATTTCCCTGGCACTGCTAAAGCGATCACGTGGGTGATACTGTATTGCCTTATCGATTATTCCCATCAATGTCGGACTAACATTTATAGCATGGCGATGCCAAAGAATATCTCCTGTTCGTGAGTCTGTCTCTAGTGCCTGTGGTGGTTGCCCTGTCAGCAGATAAATTGCTGTCATTCCTAAACTATATAAATCGCTAGAATAAACTGGTCTACCAGCTGCCTGTTCACTAGGCATATATCCAGGTGTACCAATTACAATCGAACTAGTGGGATTTCCTTGAGAATTAAGCACTGTTCCCATTGATTCTCGTACCGCACCAAAATCAATTAGTACGGGTTTGCCGTCGCGATGACGCAAAATGATATTATCCGGTTTGATGTCACGGTGAATAATCCGCTTCGAGTGTACGTATTCTAAAACTGGTAATAAATTTGCTAATAATTCCCGAACCGCACTTTCGCTAAATAAACCCTGTTGTCTAATTTTTTCAGTAAGTGTGTCACCTTCAATCCACTCTTGAACTAAGTAGAATTGACTATTAGCTTGAAAATAAGCGTACAAGCAAGGAATCTGGTCAGTAGATCCGCCCAAGTCTTCTAAAATAGCTGCTTCTCGCCCAAACCGCTCTTGTACTAGTTGGTAAATCTGAGGATTATTTTGAATTGGTTTGAGTTGTTTAATCACACAGCGACGGTGAGAAGGCATCTGGCTATCTTCTGCTAAGAAAGTCTCACCAAATCCACCACTTCCCAGAGTGCGAATTACTTGATAGCGCTCATTGAGCAGCATCCTAACATCCTCTTGCTGTCAAATCGAAAACATATTTTTCATTATCGTTCCAAGAGAATGCAAAGGTCACTACGTATTTTTGACTACTAGCAACACTAACTTCAAAAAAATGAGTAATACTATTTCACGAAAAGGCTGATATGGATGTACCCCACCGCCTACAGCACCTCCCCTTACTAAGGGGAGGTGGGAGGGGTTGAAGATGAATCACTCAAAAAGTGAAATGGTATAAGGTGTCTTTGCGATCGCTATGTCACTGACGCAAATATCTAATTCTAAGGTTGATTTTGATACATTGTGATGTAAAGTGAGCGCACTTTTGGTATAGGTGTAATGTGGGTGATGTCTCTCGATAAGCCGCTACCTACGCTCTTGCGTGTTCGCCGTCAGGTGTTGCGTTAGCTAGCGACTTCTTTAGACGGGCTTTGCCCGGCTTCCCGTCGCGTCTACGCACTTCTGATGATGCGATGATGTGGGCGATCGCACTCTTAGATATTAAGATAAATTTCAACTAAATTGATTCAACGTGGATATACCGCAACCCTCAAAATCCTTAATATTTCTAGTAACAAGTGTCAAAGAATGTTTTTTAGCTGTTGCCGCAATCAATATATCAGCTTGCGATACGTAAATTCTGTTGTTCATCAACAAACTTTTTAGCTCCAAAAACCTAATTGATGTGACTTTATGTATAGAGTTACATCAATGCTTCTCCATTAAAAATAAGATGGAACTTTGTCAAAAACAGGTGCAAAAATAAGCGAAAATACTTATTGAGAGAGACTTTTACGTCAAACTCAACAGCAGCGTCAAATGAAATATGCATCTGTACCAGTAATGCCAAAATGCTTTGAGTCATGGTGTGCTCTACATCATAGCAAGCCACAAAAATTGAATATTTCCTTACAAATGCAAAATACGAGCAAGTTGGTGCCGAGTGGGTTGTCAGAACTTATTTGCGACCTAATCGAGTTGAAGTATTTGACTGTAAGGGCAAGGGCTGGTTAAGTCAAAGCGAAAATAAAGTGTGCGCTCAAACTAGTCCCAAATGCCATTGACTACTTGTTTTTGTGCCTACAGTACTATAACTTAGCATCACTTAACTAAAGATTTTGAACGCCAGTAGACGACTAAACTTCTTATAACCTTTGACGAAACATTGGAAGCTTTGTGTACAGCTGCTGAATCCTATCCTTAGATTTTAAATGCTCACATTAACCTATTTGCCTTCATCGCTTGAATTCTAGCTAGATTTAGGCGTAGAATTCTTTAAAGTATCATGCAAATAGTGTATTAATCAAAGATTTTTTCAAAACTAATTACAACCGACCCTTACCCAATAGGCAATTCTTGTGTTAGAAGCATGCGTATTCGCAACTATATTGTG
This Chlorogloeopsis sp. ULAP01 DNA region includes the following protein-coding sequences:
- the cas7c gene encoding type I-C CRISPR-associated protein Cas7/Csd2; amino-acid sequence: MTIHLDPTKKHDAILLFDCLDGNPNGDPDAGNQPRIDPQTRQGLVTDACLKRKVRNYVEMVSKDEDKPEKYKLFIEQGGVLRETIKRGYVAMNFPEKEGTPEQQAKVAEWMQQNFYDIRMFGAVLSIGLKAGQLWGPMQISFARSIDPVLPQSVTITRCAATEEREGKDNKTMGRKEILPYGLYKAHIFYNPHLAANCVTQRDLELFWEALIKAWEFDRSSSRGFMACRGFYVFTHAAKYGNYPVHQLFDKLQIQANADVPRSFSDYKIKVDDDRFPDGVTLTRLA
- a CDS encoding type I-C CRISPR-associated protein Cas8c/Csd1, with amino-acid sequence MLNLSHLMLCDQGQQVSKRPAIKKWWGEYYASKQDTISGICLLTGENTNIVSRKMPMMVKGVPGSSTSGAAITSFDKAAYQSHGWEGNTNAPIGFESAVRFHKALEILMSRDANHKKIGRQAFVFWGDVEGEGIDPQLWEDPSAAQGIFVTPNQPSKLPSDRTLSRHFYLAALKGNKGRIAVSSWDECTSEQIKSSVKRFVKCQQLTSDTKAKPVWVLRNSAFFDPVKEYTDKITTALVKAALLGMPLPDEYAIRIMNRICQEQDVMRSLVRAQALAFYLTTNVSMPTLPELEKRPTPEQVAYILGRIAFLMHRAQVTAQNLQKEDTNVTRSLKALSTTPAQVFPRLYYGCIAHHLEEKEGGALLFCIKKALDEEFAKFGSNFNPSIDLPDTLDVKAQACFFLGWGIRRAEFFTKSEE
- a CDS encoding serine/threonine protein kinase, whose translation is MTITQLNNRYQVIQVLGAGGFSETFLAEDTYMPSRRRCVIKQLKPVTNDPQTYKMIQQRFEREAATLEYLGESSDQIPKLYAYFSENGQFYLVQEWIQGQTLTNIVEAQGPLSENKVREILLSLLSVLDYVHSKGIIHRDIKPDNIILCNPPASSTSPAQGGVRGGKPVLIDFGAVKETIRSIVTSPGHLTQSLVIGTPGYMPSEQAVGRPVYATDIYSLGLTGIYLLTGKPPHELQTNLQTGEILWQHLAPGVSTQLAIVLNQAIKPQASDRYSTASKMLHALQSLGSMPSAPSYQSTQSTVALSPVAAQTQPLPSSQKSAFIPASTTDKNWQKPALIFGGLVIGGLIGGIAIANITRQPQPETTIATSPAPETTQEPTATNPTVAPESVAPTNEPDDTPAASQPPLVEPTSPQKPAAAVPSSPPIAFTPEPPQQPTTFEPAPEPQPQDSQPPTVSTSEPKPPQQDNPPPKQENKQEVATNITSGSVPGFPTGTSESTIREALGKPSKVSKGLWNTRAYLYRLKPNRVDLGYLFDRKSGILRQTEVSFAQSVSPDVMRSRSASQQTTSY
- a CDS encoding serine/threonine-protein kinase is translated as MPMLLNNRYQVIQTLGSGGFGETFLAEDTQMPSRRRCVIKQLKPIQDNPQVYQLVQQRFGREAAILEEVGDGSEQIPKLYAYFLENGQFYLVQEYIQGQTLTQKIQQQGLMSESGVKEILISILPVLDYVHSKGIVHRDIKPDNIILRNPPASSTPPYQGGVRGGEPVLIDFGAVKETIGTLVTPSGNSTRSIVIGTPGFMPSEQSVGRPMFASDIYSLGLTAIYLLTGKMPQEMGTDPATGALLWRQYALGVTPSFAAVLDKAIQFNARDRFASAREMLQSLQSGAAPFPPTVPYTQPLVATTPSSQIPQNTVAVSPSNSYKTPVNQSNRGGQRGILLGSIIAGILIGTSVIIGFVLNNRQQLPQIAQQEIPQSTSEPSPTPVEPKSESSQQPLEPNHTVSSEPTPETSIPQAVRTSPEEFIRNYYATINQGEYQQAWKYLAPSFQSNKRLHPQGYLSYIDWWGGRVQQIEVDKVNLIKTGTQTATVNAQLKYLMKNGRVVPSSVNFSLLWDVENSGWVIADAK
- a CDS encoding YARHG domain-containing protein translates to MLLNERYQVIRTLGSGGFGETFLAEDSQMPSHRRCVIKQLKPIQNNPQIYQLVQERFGREAAILEDLGGSTDQIPCLYAYFQANSQFYLVQEWIEGDTLTEKIRQQGLFSESAVRELLANLLPVLEYVHSKRIIHRDIKPDNIILRHRDGKPVLIDFGAVRESMGTVLNSQGNPTSSIVIGTPGYMPSEQAAGRPVYSSDLYSLGMTAIYLLTGQPPQALETDSRTGDILWHRHAINVSPTLMGIIDKAIQYHPRDRFSSAREMLDALQGVVSPIPPTQPVFTQPPTLPTHPPETVSLNPPSITQDKNRNNILIASAIAGGLIGGSVIIGFALTKSSQPVAQQTISPSVNLPTATPQVTETPNLKSTPQIIETPNIKSTPISQPILTPSPSIVNTSKTPENTTTINDYFWLSQRLVTDTDLNNKDSFELDIMRNSIFARHGRRFDTPGLQEYFDSQPWYSPRYSPKNFPTKLLSKIERQNVEYIAKYQDRNNRRHFKK